In Quadrisphaera sp. DSM 44207, one DNA window encodes the following:
- a CDS encoding methyl-accepting chemotaxis protein, which yields MGAPPRTAPSPTSWYADRSLRSKFLVLTAAVLVVLAVLTGVVQVSNAHVREESQRVAEVDHAQALVLQLDTRASELKVDGFKALVREDPSEQLAELAEDVETPTALLEELAAVPLDGEAAAAAAAVQETYGGYLSAITTFVDDAVADQEGTRSRYEEIQAANDITDGAVSEAKDVLAATAEAERADLAAGTARASVVALATAGVGALVVALLCVLTMLSLTRPLRKVQASLAALADGDLGRPTGVVQRDEVGQTAASLDRALESLLAVIGSVAASADAVAASSEELSASAAQISASAAETGVQSGVVSASASEVSHSVQTVAAGAEEMGASIREISSNASEAAQVAARAVGAAEQATSTVSKLGSSSRKIGDVVKVITSIAEQTNLLALNATIEAARAGEAGKGFAVVANEVKELAQETARATEDIATRVETIQADTAGAVASIEQISTIIGQISDFQTTIASAVEEQTATTAEMSRSVTEAAGGVSTIADTITGVASGADATTQALTQTRTAVDELSRMAADLRATVSRFTR from the coding sequence ATGGGTGCACCGCCGCGCACCGCTCCGAGCCCGACCTCGTGGTACGCCGACCGCTCGCTGCGGTCGAAGTTCCTCGTCCTCACGGCGGCCGTCCTCGTCGTCCTCGCCGTCCTCACGGGCGTGGTGCAGGTGTCGAACGCGCACGTGCGCGAGGAGAGCCAGCGCGTCGCCGAGGTCGACCACGCCCAGGCGCTGGTGCTGCAGCTGGACACGCGCGCCAGCGAGCTGAAGGTCGACGGCTTCAAGGCTCTCGTGCGCGAGGACCCGTCGGAGCAGCTCGCGGAGCTCGCCGAGGACGTCGAGACGCCCACGGCCCTGCTCGAGGAGCTCGCCGCCGTCCCGCTGGACGGCGAGGCGGCCGCGGCGGCCGCGGCGGTGCAGGAGACCTACGGCGGGTACCTGAGCGCGATCACCACCTTCGTCGACGACGCCGTCGCCGACCAGGAGGGCACGCGCTCCCGCTACGAGGAGATCCAGGCGGCGAACGACATCACCGACGGCGCCGTGAGCGAGGCCAAGGACGTGCTCGCGGCGACCGCCGAGGCCGAGCGCGCCGACCTCGCGGCGGGCACGGCCCGCGCCTCCGTCGTGGCGCTGGCCACCGCCGGCGTCGGTGCCCTCGTCGTGGCACTGCTGTGCGTCCTGACGATGCTGTCGCTCACCCGGCCGCTGCGGAAGGTGCAGGCCTCCCTCGCGGCGCTCGCGGACGGCGACCTCGGCCGGCCCACCGGCGTGGTGCAGCGGGACGAGGTCGGGCAGACCGCCGCCTCCCTCGACCGCGCGCTGGAGTCGCTGCTCGCGGTGATCGGGTCGGTCGCGGCCTCCGCCGACGCGGTGGCGGCCTCCAGCGAGGAGCTGTCGGCCTCGGCCGCGCAGATCTCCGCCTCGGCGGCGGAGACCGGCGTGCAGTCGGGCGTGGTCTCGGCGTCGGCCTCGGAGGTCTCGCACTCGGTGCAGACGGTGGCGGCGGGCGCCGAGGAGATGGGTGCTTCGATCCGGGAGATCTCCTCCAACGCCTCGGAGGCGGCGCAGGTGGCCGCCCGGGCGGTGGGGGCGGCGGAGCAGGCCACCAGCACGGTGTCGAAGCTGGGGAGTTCCTCCAGGAAGATCGGGGACGTGGTGAAGGTGATCACCTCGATCGCGGAGCAGACGAACCTGCTCGCGCTGAACGCCACCATCGAGGCGGCGCGGGCGGGGGAGGCGGGCAAGGGCTTCGCGGTGGTGGCGAACGAGGTCAAGGAGCTGGCCCAGGAGACCGCGCGGGCGACGGAGGACATCGCGACGCGGGTGGAGACGATCCAGGCCGACACCGCCGGCGCAGTGGCCTCCATCGAGCAGATCTCGACGATCATCGGCCAGATCAGCGACTTCCAGACCACCATCGCCTCCGCGGTGGAGGAGCAGACCGCCACCACCGCGGAGATGTCCCGCTCGGTCACCGAGGCCGCCGGCGGGGTGAGCACCATCGCCGACACCATCACCGGCGTCGCCAGCGGCGCGGACGCGACCACGCAGGCGCTGACGCAGACGCGCACCGCGGTGGACGAGCTGTCCCGCATGGCCGCCGACCTGCGCGCCACCGTCTCCCGCTTCACCCGCTGA
- a CDS encoding PAC2 family protein: MLAPEDLYEVVGDLSDGAATTALTPARTGSGPAGGLVLVHALTGFVDAGAASSLAVRHLLAELPSRPLARFDLDQLYDYRARRPPMSFSGDRFTDVDLPELVLHEVHDREDRTFLLLVGPEPDVQWQRFAAAVGQLVGRFGVDLAVSLQGIPWAAPHTRPIALTAHASERSLIAGRPRWIGEITVPGHAGAFLELHLARSGVPSMGFSAHVPHYLASAEFPPAAVALLDALAAATGLSLPVQALAAAGSVVLGEVDAQVAASPETSTAVASLEHQYDAVLAGRGLEGPSLMAPRLPEEEVADGDELAAELERYLRQHEGGAEGPGAGGAVG, from the coding sequence GTGCTCGCACCCGAGGACCTGTACGAGGTCGTCGGCGACCTGTCCGACGGCGCCGCGACCACCGCGCTCACCCCCGCCCGCACCGGGTCCGGCCCCGCCGGCGGGCTCGTGCTCGTGCACGCCCTGACGGGCTTCGTCGACGCCGGCGCCGCCTCGAGCCTGGCGGTGCGCCACCTGCTGGCGGAGCTGCCCTCGCGCCCGCTCGCGCGCTTCGACCTCGACCAGCTCTACGACTACCGCGCCCGCCGGCCACCGATGTCCTTCAGCGGCGACCGGTTCACCGACGTCGACCTGCCCGAGCTCGTGCTCCACGAGGTGCACGACCGCGAGGACCGCACGTTCCTGCTGCTGGTCGGCCCGGAGCCGGACGTGCAGTGGCAGCGGTTCGCCGCCGCGGTCGGCCAGCTGGTGGGCCGCTTCGGCGTCGACCTGGCCGTCAGCCTGCAGGGCATCCCGTGGGCGGCGCCGCACACGCGCCCGATCGCGCTGACCGCCCACGCCTCCGAGCGCTCCCTCATCGCCGGGCGGCCGCGGTGGATCGGCGAGATCACCGTGCCCGGCCACGCCGGGGCCTTCCTCGAGCTGCACCTGGCGCGCTCCGGCGTCCCCTCGATGGGCTTCTCCGCGCACGTGCCCCACTACCTGGCGAGCGCGGAGTTCCCCCCGGCCGCGGTGGCGCTGCTCGACGCGCTCGCGGCGGCGACCGGCCTGTCCCTGCCGGTGCAGGCCCTGGCGGCCGCGGGCAGCGTCGTCCTCGGCGAGGTCGACGCGCAGGTGGCGGCCTCCCCCGAGACCAGCACGGCCGTGGCCTCCCTGGAGCACCAGTACGACGCCGTGCTCGCCGGGCGCGGCCTCGAGGGGCCGTCCCTGATGGCGCCCCGGCTGCCCGAGGAGGAGGTCGCGGACGGCGACGAGCTGGCCGCCGAGCTGGAGCGGTACCTGCGCCAGCACGAGGGCGGCGCCGAGGGGCCGGGCGCGGGCGGCGCGGTCGGCTGA
- a CDS encoding LuxR C-terminal-related transcriptional regulator, protein MGAQPIAGTTGATTPRALTREEVLALLGEALRRQDEVAAELAGRCALHHGASLLTVFEAVLADAAALRTAGAGLLDVSDADVRARRIFCRLGSTAPRTAEQGLLFVDRVDATTVALLRLLEDGGLRVRTAVTSDAALVLDLTAEQTWSAVVVDHSGLRRDPRAAAQLLAPLAGPGAPRVVVTTERWDAVPAARGSALTWTGRDLRSLAGASGVVADNPLTEREREVLTAVAAGRSNEQVGRQLRLSLSTVKTYLERIHAKLGSVDRASAVAAALRRGWI, encoded by the coding sequence ATGGGAGCGCAGCCGATCGCGGGGACCACCGGCGCGACGACGCCCCGGGCGCTGACCCGCGAGGAGGTCCTGGCCCTGCTCGGGGAGGCGCTGCGCCGGCAGGACGAGGTGGCCGCCGAGCTGGCCGGGCGCTGCGCCCTGCACCACGGCGCCTCCCTGCTGACCGTCTTCGAGGCGGTGCTCGCCGACGCCGCGGCGCTGCGCACCGCGGGCGCGGGGCTGCTCGACGTCAGCGACGCCGACGTGCGGGCGCGGCGCATCTTCTGCCGGCTGGGCAGCACGGCGCCCCGCACCGCGGAGCAGGGACTGCTCTTCGTCGACCGCGTCGACGCGACGACCGTGGCCCTGCTGCGCCTGCTCGAGGACGGCGGCCTGCGGGTGCGCACCGCCGTCACGAGCGACGCCGCGCTCGTGCTGGACCTCACGGCCGAGCAGACGTGGTCCGCCGTCGTCGTGGACCACTCGGGCCTGCGGCGCGACCCCCGGGCCGCCGCGCAGCTGCTCGCGCCGCTGGCCGGCCCGGGCGCCCCGCGGGTCGTCGTCACCACCGAGCGGTGGGACGCCGTGCCCGCCGCGCGCGGGAGCGCCCTGACCTGGACCGGCCGCGACCTGCGCTCCCTGGCGGGCGCCAGCGGCGTCGTCGCGGACAACCCGCTCACCGAGCGGGAGCGCGAGGTGCTCACCGCCGTCGCCGCGGGGCGCTCGAACGAGCAGGTCGGCCGCCAGCTGCGGCTGTCGCTGAGCACGGTGAAGACCTACCTGGAGCGCATCCACGCCAAGCTCGGCTCCGTCGACCGCGCCTCCGCGGTGGCGGCGGCCCTGCGCCGCGGCTGGATCTGA
- the cysE gene encoding serine O-acetyltransferase has translation MRTAGRWVERALEDVDAALARDPAARSRLEVVLAYPGVHAVWAHRAAHALWQVPRGRLAARVLSNLARAVTGVEIHPGAVLGRRVFIDHGAGVVVGETAVVGDDVLLYHGATLGGRSGTRGPRHPVVGDGAVIGAGAKVVGRVRVGAGAQVGANAVVVRDVPPGAVAVGVPAVVRSGDGQGDGQGDGQGDGQGERAGRRSAAAGGDPAG, from the coding sequence GTGAGGACGGCAGGCCGGTGGGTGGAGCGGGCGCTCGAGGACGTCGACGCCGCCCTGGCGCGCGACCCCGCCGCGCGCTCGCGGCTGGAGGTGGTGCTCGCCTACCCCGGCGTGCACGCCGTCTGGGCGCACCGCGCGGCCCACGCGCTGTGGCAGGTGCCCCGCGGGCGCCTGGCGGCGCGGGTGCTCTCGAACCTGGCGCGGGCGGTGACGGGCGTGGAGATCCACCCGGGCGCCGTCCTGGGGCGCCGGGTGTTCATCGACCACGGCGCCGGCGTCGTGGTCGGCGAGACCGCCGTCGTGGGCGACGACGTCCTGCTCTACCACGGCGCCACCCTCGGGGGCCGCAGCGGCACTCGGGGCCCCCGCCACCCCGTCGTGGGGGACGGCGCCGTCATCGGTGCCGGCGCCAAGGTCGTCGGACGCGTCCGCGTCGGCGCCGGCGCGCAGGTGGGGGCCAACGCGGTCGTCGTGCGCGACGTCCCGCCGGGGGCCGTGGCCGTCGGGGTGCCCGCCGTCGTCCGCTCGGGCGACGGTCAGGGCGACGGTCAGGGCGACGGCCAGGGCGATGGGCAGGGCGAGCGGGCGGGACGCCGGTCGGCGGCGGCGGGCGGCGACCCCGCCGGGTGA
- a CDS encoding NTP transferase domain-containing protein translates to MPDTPDDPADDTADDTADDTADDTATDPADHPTDERADDPWRGCAVVVPAGGTARRMGGADKLAADLGGTSVLDALLAGVPARVPVVLVGPPRRASRPVLLTREQPPGAGPAAAVAAGAAALAAAARAGSVPPADLVAVLAGDAPRAAAAVPPLAAALRAAPHAPAAVAVDAAGRRQPLLAVHRAAALRERVRAAADAADGADGADGADGAAGRSASWLLAVPGVVQVPVADDAVADVDTPEDLERERARRRGERPQGGRR, encoded by the coding sequence GTGCCGGACACCCCCGACGACCCCGCCGACGACACCGCCGACGACACCGCCGACGACACCGCCGACGACACCGCCACCGACCCCGCCGACCACCCAACCGACGAGCGCGCCGACGACCCGTGGCGCGGCTGCGCCGTCGTGGTGCCCGCGGGCGGGACGGCGCGGCGCATGGGCGGCGCGGACAAGCTGGCGGCCGACCTCGGCGGCACCTCCGTGCTCGACGCGCTGCTCGCGGGCGTGCCCGCGCGCGTGCCCGTGGTGCTCGTGGGCCCGCCGCGCCGGGCGTCCCGGCCGGTGCTGCTGACCCGCGAGCAGCCTCCCGGGGCGGGCCCGGCCGCGGCCGTGGCGGCCGGGGCCGCGGCGCTGGCCGCCGCCGCCCGCGCCGGGTCGGTGCCGCCCGCCGACCTCGTGGCGGTGCTCGCCGGCGACGCCCCCCGCGCGGCGGCCGCCGTGCCGCCGCTCGCGGCCGCGCTGCGGGCGGCGCCGCACGCTCCCGCGGCCGTCGCCGTCGACGCCGCGGGACGGCGCCAGCCCCTGCTCGCCGTCCACCGCGCCGCGGCGCTGCGCGAGCGGGTGCGCGCCGCCGCGGACGCCGCGGACGGCGCGGACGGCGCGGACGGCGCGGACGGCGCGGCCGGGCGCTCGGCGTCCTGGCTGCTGGCCGTGCCCGGCGTGGTGCAGGTCCCCGTCGCGGACGACGCCGTCGCGGACGTCGACACCCCGGAGGACCTGGAGCGCGAGCGCGCCCGCAGGCGGGGCGAGCGGCCGCAGGGCGGGCGGCGGTAG